One genomic window of Desulfobacterales bacterium includes the following:
- a CDS encoding sigma 54-interacting transcriptional regulator, with protein sequence MKSILISWIGFTDLKASRGEKNIGLGPIAQAVTERSFQEIILISDVPDSDCAGYIKWLSPLAPAQIQAKKVRLSSPTHFGQIYESAVQVIKEVLQNNDHEVELTYHLSPGTPAMAAVWIIIAKTRYPATLIESSLKGGVKVASIPFDISAEFIPDLLRGPDERLEKLSAGLPPEAPAFDSILHRSQSMRRVITMARHVAPRSVPVLIEGESGTGKELLARAIHAASPRKGKPFIAINCGSIPSELIESELFGHEKGAFTGADKQKKGYFEAAHTGTLFLDEIGELPMPAQVKILRVLQEKEIQRVGATEAIKLDVRIVAATNRNLINEVAKERFRSDLFFRVAVAVLKLPPLRERSGDIGLLIDQILDRINQESVSQPGYQHKKISAAAKNLMIQHPWPGNVRELQNTLTRAAIWSAGHAIDVKDISEAMLPVINPVNDKLLDRPLNEGINLPNLIEKLAQHYLKRALAEANGNKTRAAELLGLSNYQTFSNWLKKYHVN encoded by the coding sequence ATGAAATCAATATTAATTTCCTGGATTGGTTTTACCGATTTAAAAGCCTCACGCGGAGAAAAAAATATTGGTTTAGGTCCTATCGCGCAGGCCGTCACCGAACGGTCATTCCAGGAAATCATCCTCATATCCGATGTGCCGGACTCGGATTGTGCCGGGTATATAAAGTGGCTGTCCCCATTAGCTCCGGCACAAATTCAAGCCAAAAAAGTCAGACTGTCCAGCCCTACGCATTTCGGTCAAATTTATGAATCAGCCGTTCAGGTTATCAAAGAAGTTTTGCAAAATAATGATCATGAAGTCGAGCTGACCTATCATCTCAGCCCCGGCACCCCGGCAATGGCCGCAGTCTGGATCATCATTGCCAAAACCCGTTATCCCGCAACACTCATCGAATCTTCCCTTAAAGGCGGCGTTAAGGTAGCCTCTATTCCTTTTGATATTTCTGCCGAATTTATACCGGATCTTCTCCGGGGACCGGATGAGCGCCTTGAGAAACTATCCGCCGGACTGCCGCCGGAGGCTCCTGCGTTTGACAGCATTTTGCATCGCAGCCAAAGCATGCGCCGGGTGATCACCATGGCGCGTCACGTCGCGCCGAGGTCTGTCCCCGTTTTGATAGAAGGCGAATCCGGCACCGGCAAAGAGCTTCTGGCCAGAGCGATTCATGCGGCCAGCCCCCGGAAAGGAAAACCGTTCATTGCCATTAACTGTGGGTCTATCCCGTCCGAGCTGATTGAATCCGAGCTATTCGGTCATGAAAAAGGGGCTTTTACCGGAGCCGACAAACAAAAGAAAGGTTATTTCGAAGCCGCCCATACGGGGACCCTGTTTCTTGATGAAATTGGTGAGCTGCCCATGCCCGCCCAGGTAAAAATACTGCGGGTGCTCCAGGAAAAAGAGATTCAAAGGGTTGGGGCTACCGAAGCGATTAAACTGGATGTCAGGATTGTCGCTGCAACCAACCGAAATCTAATTAATGAAGTTGCAAAAGAAAGATTCCGATCGGACCTGTTTTTCCGCGTCGCCGTTGCGGTTTTGAAACTGCCGCCTCTGAGAGAGCGGTCAGGAGACATCGGTCTGCTCATCGATCAAATATTGGATCGGATTAACCAGGAAAGCGTCAGCCAGCCCGGTTATCAACATAAAAAAATTTCTGCTGCTGCAAAGAATCTTATGATCCAGCACCCCTGGCCGGGAAATGTACGCGAGCTTCAAAATACGCTGACCCGGGCCGCCATCTGGTCGGCTGGCCATGCAATTGATGTTAAAGATATCAGCGAGGCCATGCTCCCGGTCATAAATCCTGTGAATGACAAGCTGCTTGACAGGCCGCTCAATGAAGGGATTAACCTTCCGAATCTAATAGAAAAACTGGCGCAGCATTATTTGAAAAGAGCGCTGGCCGAGGCTAACGGTAATAAAACCCGGGCGGCCGAGCTTTTGGGCCTTTCCAACTATCAGACATTTTCAAATTGGCTGAAAAAGTATCACGTAAATTGA